A portion of the Acidiphilium multivorum AIU301 genome contains these proteins:
- a CDS encoding arsenic transporter, translated as MLALAVFVATLVFVIWQPRGLGIGWSAMAGAILDLALGVIHWRNIPTVWHIVWNATFTFVALIIISLLLDEAGLFRWAALHVARWGRGRGRILLPLIVLLGAVIAAFFANDGAALLLTPIVMAILVSLEFPPTVALAFVIATGFVADTTSLPLVISNLVNIVSANFFKIGFDRYAMVMVPIDIVALIATLAVLGVTYGRTANRTYAVAALDAPRSAIRDPLVFRAAWPVLLVLLGAYFITAPLGLPVSFVTIVGAVVLLALAARITGRGAPIIEVRSVLRSAPWQVVVFSLGMYLVVYGLRNAGLTNYISSALRAFAAHGIWAASLGTGVLAAALSSIMNNMPSVLVGALAIGQFGHVAPPIHDAMVYANVIGCDLGPKFTPIGSLATLLWLHVLAQKGTRITWGQYMRIGLLITPPVLLATLAALALWLPVVGSIGHG; from the coding sequence ATGCTCGCTCTTGCGGTGTTCGTCGCAACCCTGGTGTTCGTCATATGGCAGCCGCGCGGCCTCGGCATCGGCTGGAGCGCGATGGCGGGCGCCATCCTTGATCTCGCGCTCGGGGTGATCCATTGGCGCAACATTCCCACCGTCTGGCACATCGTCTGGAACGCGACCTTTACGTTCGTGGCGCTGATCATCATTTCGCTCCTGCTCGACGAAGCCGGGCTGTTCCGCTGGGCGGCGTTGCATGTCGCGCGCTGGGGACGTGGCCGTGGCCGGATTCTGCTGCCGCTGATCGTGTTGCTCGGCGCCGTGATCGCTGCGTTTTTCGCCAATGACGGCGCTGCCCTGCTGCTCACCCCGATCGTCATGGCGATTCTGGTCAGCCTCGAATTTCCCCCGACTGTAGCCCTCGCTTTCGTCATCGCAACCGGTTTCGTCGCCGACACCACCAGCCTACCTTTGGTAATCTCCAATCTGGTCAACATCGTCAGCGCCAACTTCTTCAAGATCGGCTTCGATCGCTACGCCATGGTCATGGTGCCGATTGACATCGTCGCACTGATCGCAACCCTTGCCGTCCTGGGTGTGACTTACGGCCGCACCGCGAACCGGACCTATGCCGTCGCGGCACTCGACGCCCCCAGATCGGCGATCCGCGACCCCCTGGTGTTCCGCGCCGCCTGGCCGGTGCTGCTGGTGTTGCTGGGCGCCTATTTCATCACCGCCCCACTCGGCTTACCGGTATCGTTCGTCACCATCGTCGGCGCTGTGGTATTGCTGGCCTTGGCTGCCCGCATCACTGGCCGCGGTGCCCCAATCATCGAGGTCCGAAGCGTGCTCCGCTCGGCGCCCTGGCAGGTCGTGGTATTCAGTCTCGGGATGTATCTGGTTGTCTATGGCCTGCGCAATGCCGGCTTGACCAACTATATCTCCAGCGCGCTCAGGGCCTTTGCCGCCCACGGCATCTGGGCCGCCTCGCTGGGCACCGGCGTTCTGGCGGCCGCCCTTTCCTCTATCATGAACAACATGCCGAGTGTACTGGTCGGCGCGCTGGCGATCGGCCAGTTCGGCCATGTCGCCCCGCCCATCCACGACGCCATGGTTTACGCCAACGTCATCGGCTGCGATCTCGGCCCCAAATTCACCCCGATCGGCAGCCTCGCCACCCTGCTATGGCTGCACGTGCTGGCGCAGAAGGGCACACGGATCACCTGGGGTCAGTATATGCGGATCGGCCTGCTCATTACGCCGCCCGTGTTGCTCGCCACACTCGCGGCGCTTGCACTTTGGCTGCCAGTAGTGGGATCAATCGGCCATGGGTGA
- the arsC gene encoding arsenate reductase (glutaredoxin) (This arsenate reductase requires both glutathione and glutaredoxin to convert arsenate to arsenite, after which the efflux transporter formed by ArsA and ArsB can extrude the arsenite from the cell, providing resistance.): MSVTIYHNLACGTSRNVLALIRNAGIEPTIIEYLKTPPSRETLIDLIARTAMPVRSVLREKDTPYAELGLADPALPDHALLDAMMAHPILINRPIVVTPLGVKLCRPSETVLDILPAPQRSAFTKEDGEAVVDPAGRRIR, translated from the coding sequence ATGAGCGTCACGATCTACCACAACCTCGCTTGCGGCACGTCGCGCAACGTGCTCGCCCTGATCCGCAACGCCGGCATCGAACCGACTATCATCGAATATCTGAAGACCCCGCCGTCGCGCGAAACCCTGATCGATCTGATTGCCAGAACGGCAATGCCTGTGCGCAGCGTGCTGCGCGAAAAGGACACGCCGTATGCCGAACTCGGTCTTGCCGATCCGGCCCTGCCCGACCACGCGCTGCTCGATGCGATGATGGCGCATCCGATCCTGATCAATCGGCCGATCGTGGTGACACCGCTGGGCGTCAAGCTCTGTCGGCCATCCGAGACCGTGCTCGATATCCTGCCGGCTCCGCAACGTTCCGCCTTCACCAAGGAAGACGGTGAAGCCGTGGTCGATCCCGCCGGTCGGCGCATCCGCTAA
- a CDS encoding arsenate reductase ArsC, which translates to MTNQPLNVLFLCTGNSARSIMAEKLVERWGMGKFRGFSAGSHPKGDVHPGALAMLEEAGLPIEGLRSKSWDEFAAPGAPVMDFVFTVCDDAAGEMCPVWPGQPMTAHWGVPDPAAVGGTDLERMTAFRTAFRMLETRIRLFASLPFAKLEQASLRRRVQEIGRIGSNADEGSAA; encoded by the coding sequence GTGACCAATCAGCCGCTCAACGTGCTGTTTCTATGCACCGGCAATTCCGCCCGCAGCATAATGGCCGAAAAACTGGTCGAGCGCTGGGGCATGGGCAAATTTCGCGGCTTTTCCGCCGGCAGCCATCCGAAAGGCGACGTCCATCCCGGTGCACTGGCGATGCTCGAAGAAGCCGGTTTGCCGATCGAAGGACTGCGCTCGAAATCCTGGGACGAATTCGCAGCTCCCGGTGCGCCGGTGATGGATTTCGTGTTCACTGTTTGTGACGATGCGGCTGGCGAGATGTGCCCTGTTTGGCCCGGACAACCGATGACGGCGCATTGGGGCGTGCCCGATCCGGCGGCCGTAGGCGGAACCGACCTCGAACGCATGACGGCGTTCCGGACAGCGTTCAGAATGCTCGAAACCCGTATCAGACTGTTCGCCAGCCTGCCCTTCGCCAAACTGGAACAAGCCTCGCTCCGACGCCGCGTGCAGGAGATCGGCCGGATCGGGTCGAACGCCGATGAGGGTTCGGCGGCATGA
- a CDS encoding arsenate reductase (azurin) small subunit encodes MKVSRRDFVRTSAVAGVVASPLIAKANMVMPDGKPWPSVKAGNINQLSPGKPVSFQYPDATSPAWLLKLAEPAYEGAGSSGDVVAFSGICTHMGCPVAFKDGRFVCPCHFSMFDPARNGVPYQGLASDYLPQIELRIDSAGDIYAERMSGLVWGRTSDVA; translated from the coding sequence GTGAAAGTGTCACGTCGAGACTTTGTCCGGACATCCGCCGTAGCGGGCGTGGTAGCATCTCCCTTGATCGCAAAGGCCAACATGGTGATGCCAGATGGCAAACCTTGGCCTTCGGTCAAAGCAGGCAACATCAACCAGCTCAGCCCGGGCAAGCCCGTTTCATTTCAATACCCCGACGCGACATCACCCGCCTGGTTGTTGAAGCTCGCCGAACCGGCCTACGAAGGTGCAGGTTCGTCGGGTGATGTCGTCGCGTTCTCGGGCATCTGCACGCATATGGGTTGCCCTGTGGCATTCAAGGACGGCCGCTTCGTGTGCCCCTGCCATTTTTCGATGTTCGACCCAGCACGGAACGGCGTCCCCTATCAAGGATTGGCGTCGGATTATCTGCCGCAGATCGAACTCAGGATTGATAGTGCGGGTGACATTTACGCCGAGCGCATGTCCGGCCTGGTCTGGGGCCGGACCAGCGACGTTGCCTGA
- a CDS encoding ArsR/SmtB family transcription factor — protein sequence MVAALAALAHEHRLAAYRILVEAGPAGIAAGDIAEKIGLVPSSFTFHVQALRNAGLISQRRVSRHVIYAADFAAMNTLVGFLVENCCGQGLSICSPACDPALPSAKQEAMRSKAKSA from the coding sequence ATGGTTGCAGCCCTGGCCGCTCTCGCCCATGAACATCGACTGGCGGCGTACCGAATCCTTGTCGAGGCCGGCCCTGCGGGTATTGCAGCGGGAGACATCGCCGAAAAGATCGGTTTGGTGCCGTCCTCGTTCACCTTCCATGTCCAGGCACTTCGCAATGCGGGACTGATCAGCCAGCGGCGCGTCAGCCGCCACGTCATCTATGCCGCCGATTTTGCGGCGATGAATACGCTGGTAGGATTTCTCGTCGAGAACTGTTGCGGGCAAGGATTATCCATCTGCAGCCCAGCCTGCGATCCCGCACTACCGTCAGCGAAGCAGGAAGCGATGCGCTCGAAGGCGAAATCGGCGTGA
- a CDS encoding antitoxin VbhA family protein, with the protein MDQLVSRISEAEMTRRRHAIEQARAANIRQGYVHDPVLEAANERFIRGEIDMVELDRLMIAAIEAGR; encoded by the coding sequence ATGGATCAGCTTGTCAGCAGGATTTCGGAAGCTGAAATGACGCGGCGCCGGCATGCGATTGAGCAGGCTCGCGCGGCGAATATCCGCCAGGGCTATGTTCATGATCCAGTGCTTGAGGCTGCAAACGAGCGGTTTATCCGGGGCGAGATCGACATGGTCGAGCTGGATCGCTTGATGATCGCCGCGATCGAGGCCGGACGTTAA
- the arsH gene encoding arsenical resistance protein ArsH — protein sequence MGDPAEFPALRPEMLAPPDLSRLEPASRATHKPRILLLYGSLRERSYSRFLTLEAARLLDLMGAETRIYDPRELPVTNTVPVDHPKVQELRNLSIWSEGQVWCSPEQHGAVTGVMKNQIDWIPLEVGAVRPTQGRTLAVMQVSGGSQSFNAVNTLRLLGRWMRMFVIPNQSSVARAYEQFDEAGRMLSSAYYDRVVDVMEELLRFTLLLRDRRAYLVDRYSERKAHQPPVDVEVI from the coding sequence ATGGGTGATCCCGCCGAATTTCCCGCACTGCGCCCGGAGATGCTGGCACCTCCCGACCTTTCACGGCTCGAGCCGGCATCGCGCGCCACCCACAAGCCGCGCATCTTGCTGCTCTATGGTTCATTGCGCGAGCGCTCTTATTCGCGGTTCCTGACCCTGGAAGCCGCTCGGCTGCTTGATCTGATGGGAGCCGAAACCCGCATCTATGACCCGCGTGAGCTCCCGGTCACCAACACAGTGCCGGTCGATCATCCGAAGGTTCAGGAATTGCGCAATTTATCAATCTGGTCGGAGGGTCAGGTCTGGTGCAGCCCAGAGCAGCACGGCGCCGTCACCGGCGTCATGAAAAACCAAATCGACTGGATTCCTCTGGAAGTCGGTGCGGTGCGCCCGACACAGGGCCGGACACTCGCCGTCATGCAGGTGTCCGGCGGTTCGCAAAGCTTCAATGCGGTGAACACGCTGCGCCTGCTCGGCCGATGGATGCGCATGTTCGTAATTCCCAACCAATCCAGCGTCGCCCGCGCCTATGAGCAATTCGACGAAGCCGGCCGCATGCTGTCATCAGCCTATTACGACCGGGTAGTTGACGTAATGGAGGAATTACTGCGGTTCACGCTTCTGCTTCGTGATCGCCGGGCCTATTTGGTCGATCGCTACAGCGAACGGAAAGCACACCAACCGCCCGTTGATGTCGAGGTTATCTGA